CGGGCTGCAGATTCTGCAGCGGGTCCGCGAATCCGACGACTACACGCCCACCCTGTTCCTGACCGCCCGGGATTCGGTGATGGATCGGGTCACCGGTCTGACCGCGGGCGCCGACGACTACATGACCAAGCCGTTCAGCCTCGAGGAACTGGTCGCTCGGCTGCGCGGGCTGCTGCGCCGTTCCAGCCATCTGGCGCCCCCGGCCGACGAATCCCTCAAGGTGGGCGACCTCAAGCTCGACGCCGCCAGCCGGGAAGTCACCCGCGGCGGGACGCCGATATCGCTGTCGTCGACCGAGTTCGAATTGCTGCGGTTCCTGATGCGCAATCCGCGCCGCGCGCTGAGCCGGACCGAGATCCTCGACCGGGTCTGGAACTACGACTTCGCCGGCCGCACCAGCATTGTCGACCTCTATATCTCGTACCTGAGGAAGAAGATCGACGCTGACCGCGAGCCGATGATCCACACCGTCCGCGGGATTGGATACATGCTGCGACCAGCGGAATGAGCCGGCAGTGACCGGGGACCGCAACACCCCTCGCTGGTTTCCCCGTTCGTTACGCGGGCAGTTGCTGCTCGGCGTGCTCGGTGTCGTGACCGTGGTGCTGGTGGCCGTGGGCGCCGTCTCCGTGCTCAGCCTGCGCGGTTACGTCACCGCGATGAACGACGCCGAGGTCGCGGAGTCCCTCCACGCGCTCAGTCACGCATACGCCAGATACCGCAACGGCGAACACACGTCGATACATACCGGCACACCCCCGGTATCCCAGGCGCTGCTGGAATTCACCGGGCAGACCCCGGGCAACCTCATCGCGGTGCTGCGCGACGGTGTGGTCATCGGCTCGGCCGTCTTCTCCGAGGACGAACCACAGCCTGCGCCGGCCGATGTCATCCGCGCCATCGAAGCCCAATCCTGGGACGACGGCCCCTCCCGTGTCGAAACGCTGGGCAGCCTGGGTTCCTACCAGGTTGCCAGCCGCGCCGCCGGATCCGACCGACTCATCGTCGGCGTCTCACTCAACCTCGCCGACCAGATCATTTCCCGCAAGAACATCACCACGACCGTGCTGGTCGCCACGGCGCTGGTGATCACGGCGGTACTCACGGTCTGGGTGGTCGGATATGCCCTTCGGCCGTTGCGCCGGCTCGCCGCGACTGCCGCCGAAGTCGCCGCGTTACCGCTCGCCGGCGAAGACCACCGGATCAGCGTGCGGGTCCGGCCGGAGGACACCGACCCGGACAACGAAGTCGGCATCGTGGGCCAGACCCTGAATCGATTGCTGGACAACGTCGACAGCGCATTGCAGCACCGTGTCGAATCCGATCTGCGGATGCGGCAATTCATCACCGACGCCAGCCACGAGCTGCGAACCCCGCTCGCCGCCATCCAGGGCTACGCGGAACTGACTCGTCAAGACAGTTCGGCCCTGCCCCCCACCACCGAATACGCGTTGGCACGCATCGAGTCGGAAGCCCGACGGATGGCGTCACTGGTTGACGAACTGCTGCTGCTGTCCCGGTTGGGTGAAGGCGAAGACCTGCAAAACGAAGAGCTCGACCTGACCGATCTGGTCATGAACGCCGTCAACGATGCGACGGTGGCAGCGCCGAGCCACCGTTGGGTCAAAGAGCTGCCCGACGAACCGGTGTGGGTCAACGGCGATCATGCCCGGCTGCATCAGCTCGTCAGCAATCTGCTCACCAACGCGTGGGTGCATACCCCGCCCGGTGTCACCGTGACCACGGCGATCAGCTGCCATACCGACGCGACCAACGGGTCATACGCCGAGCTGACGGTGAGCGACGACGGACCCGGCATCGACGCCGACGTCGTACCCCATCTGTTCGAGCGGTTCGTGCGCGCCAACACGACGCGCTCGGGTGAGGCCGGCCATGGATTGGGCCTGGCGATTGTCAACTCGATCGTCAAGGCGCATAACGGCTCGGTGACCGCCGAGTCCGCTCACGGCCACACCGTCTTTCGGGTCAGACTGCCGATGATGGACCGACCGGGCACGGCCACCGGATAGCCGCACCACCGCAACGACCGTAAAACTGGCGTCTGACGGCGTAAAGAAACCGTTAAGGCCGCTCCCGCCCGGCCTCGGTCGCGCCTAGCCTCTGTCTGGCCCTCTACCGGAGAGCGGTTGTCGTTGCGTGTCGAGAAAGACAGATATGTCCGTGGTGGTTTACCTGGCGCTGACCGTAGCCGTCTTTGCCGCGCTGAGCGCACTGCTGAAGTTGGATTTGTGAGCACCGCCAACGCCGTCGGTCTAACGCTTGCGGCGCTCGTCGCGCTGCTGCTGGTTGCGGCCCTGGTGTATCCGGAGAAGTTCTGATGAGCGACGGCACCGCAGCAGTCCTGTTCCTCGGGCTGCTGGTGGCCGCTCTCGCGGCGGTACACGTCCCGCTTGGCGACTATATGTACCACGTCTACAGCACTGAAAAGCATTGGCGCGCAGAGCGATTCATCTACCGGGTGGTCGGGGCGGACCCCGACGCCGAACAGACGTGGGCCGCATATGCCCGTAGCGTGCTGGCTTTTTCGGCGGTGAGCATCATATTCCTGTTCGCCCTGCAGCTAGTGCAGGACAAGCTGCCGCTGCACCTTGCCCATCCGGCCACACCGATGACACCCGCACTGGCCTGGAACACCGCGGTCAGCTTCGTCACCAACACCAACTGGCAGGCTTATTCCGGCGAATCGACCCAGGGGCATCTGGTGCAGATGGCCGGTTTGGCGGTGCAGAACTTCGTGTCCGCCGCGGTCGGCATGGCCGTGGCCGTGGCCTTCGTCCGCGGGTTCGCCCGCAACCGCACCGGCGAACTCGGCAACTTCTGGGTGGACCTGGTGCGTGGCACGCTGCGCATCCTGCTGCCGATAGCCGTCGTCGGCGCGGTCATGCTCGTCATGGGCGGCGTTGTGCAGAACTTCCATCTCAACGATCAAGTCGTGACCACGCTGGCCGGGTCCCCGCAGACCATCCCGGGCGGTCCGGTCGCCAGCCAGGAGGTGATCAAGGAGCTCGGCACCAACGGCGGCGGCTTCTACAACGCCAACTCTGCCCACCCCTTCGAGAACCCGACCGCCTGGACCAACTGGGTGGAGATCTTCCTGCTGCTGGTCATCAGTTCCGCGCTGCCCCGCACCTTCGGCCGGCTGGCGGGCAGCAAGCGACACGGCTATGCGATCGCGGCGATCGTCGCGGTGATCGCCGCCGTCAGCGTGACCACCATGCTGCTGTTCCAGGTGCAGCACCACGGCACCGTGCCCACCGCCGTGGGTGCGTCGAGCGAAGGGGTCGAACAGCGCTTCGGGGTCGCCGACTCGGCGGTCTTTGCCGACGCCACCACGCTGACGTCCACCGGCGCCGTCGACTCGACTCACGACTCCTACACCAGCCTGGGCGGCATGATGACGATGCTCAACATGCAACTCGGCGAGGTCGCGCCCGGCGGCACCGGCTCTGGCCTGTACGGCATCCTGATCCTGGCCGTCATCACCGTGTTCGTCGCCGGGCTGATGGTCGGGCGGACCCCGGAATATCTGGGCAAGAAGATCACGCCGCGGGAAATGAAACTGGCGGCCGGATACTTCCTGGTGACTCCGCTGATCGTGCTGCTCGGCACCGCCGTCGCAACAGCGCTGCCCGGCGAGCGGGCCGGCATGACAAACACCGGGCCGCACGGGCTGTCGGAAGTGCTCTACGCGTTTACCTCCGCGGCCAACAACAACGGCTCGGCGTTCGCGGGTCTGGCGGCCAATACGGTGTGGTACAACACCGCCCTGGGCCTGGCGATGCTCTTCGGCCGATTCCTGCCGATGATTCTGGTGCTGGCGCTGGCCGGTTCGCTGGCCCGGCAGGGGACCACGCCGGAGTCGGCCGGCACCTTACCCACCCACCGGCCGCAGTTCGTCAGCCTGGTGGTCGGGGTGACGGTCGTCGTGGTGGCACTCACCTTCCTGCCCGCGCTGGCGCTCGGGCCGCTCGCCGAAGGGATCCACTGAAAGTGACGCGCACCACCACTTCGGCCACCCACCTGCTCGATCCGGCGCTGCTGGTGAAGTCGCTACCGGACGCGTTGCGCAAGCTCGACCCGCGCACCCTGTGGCGCAACCCGGTGATGTTCATCGTGGAGATCGGCGCCGGCTGGGCGACGATTCTGGCGTTCGGTGACAACACCTGGTTCAGCTGGCTCGTGGTGTTCTGGCTCTGGCTGACAGTCATTTTCGCCAACCTCGCCGAAGCGGTCGCCGAGGGACGCGGCCAAGCGCAGGCCGATTCCCTGCGAAAAGCCAAGGCCGACACCATCGCGCACCGGCTCAGGGATTGGTCACCGAGAACTGCAAGCACACCCGAAGACCCTGAAGACGTTGCCGCGCCACTGCTGCGGCCCGGCGACATCGTGGTTGTCGCAGCGGGCGAGGTCATTCCCGGAGACGGTGATGTCGTGGAAGGCATTGCCTCAGTGGACGAATCGGCGATCACCGGCGAATCCGCCCCGGTCATTCGGGAATCGGGCGGCGACCGCTCCTCGGTAACCGGCGGGACGACCGTGCTGTCGGATCGCATCGTCATCCGAATCACCCAAAAGCCCGGTGAGAGCTTCGTGGACCGGATGATCGCGCTCGTCGAGGGCGCCAACCGGCAGAAGACTCCCAACGAGATTGCGCTCAACATCCTGCTCGCGGCGTTGACCATCATCTTCGTGTTCGCGGTCGCCACACTGCAGCCGCTGGCGATCTACTCCAAGGCCAACAACCCCGGTGTGCCCGACACCTCGGCGCTCGGCGCCGACGGCATCAGCGGCATCGTGCTGGTCGCGCTGCTAGTGTGCTTGATTCCCACCACAATCGGGGCGCTGCTGTCGGCGATCGGCATCGCGGGCATGGACCGGCTGGTGCAACGCAACGTGCTGGCCATGTCCGGACGGGCCGTCGAAGCCGCCGGTGACGTCAACACCCTGCTGCTGGACAAAACCGGAACCATCACCCTCGGCAATCGAGAGGCATCGGAATTCATTCCGGTGCACGGGATCAGCGCCGCCGAGCTCGCCGACGCCGCTCAGCTGGCCAGCCTGGCCGACGAAACGCCGG
The nucleotide sequence above comes from Mycobacterium pseudokansasii. Encoded proteins:
- a CDS encoding response regulator transcription factor translates to MTAMTGQPRSQRPRQAILGQLPRIHRADGSPIRVLLVDDEPALTNLVKMALHYEGWDVEIAHNGREAIAKFERISPDVLVLDIMLPDVDGLQILQRVRESDDYTPTLFLTARDSVMDRVTGLTAGADDYMTKPFSLEELVARLRGLLRRSSHLAPPADESLKVGDLKLDAASREVTRGGTPISLSSTEFELLRFLMRNPRRALSRTEILDRVWNYDFAGRTSIVDLYISYLRKKIDADREPMIHTVRGIGYMLRPAE
- a CDS encoding sensor histidine kinase, with the translated sequence MTGDRNTPRWFPRSLRGQLLLGVLGVVTVVLVAVGAVSVLSLRGYVTAMNDAEVAESLHALSHAYARYRNGEHTSIHTGTPPVSQALLEFTGQTPGNLIAVLRDGVVIGSAVFSEDEPQPAPADVIRAIEAQSWDDGPSRVETLGSLGSYQVASRAAGSDRLIVGVSLNLADQIISRKNITTTVLVATALVITAVLTVWVVGYALRPLRRLAATAAEVAALPLAGEDHRISVRVRPEDTDPDNEVGIVGQTLNRLLDNVDSALQHRVESDLRMRQFITDASHELRTPLAAIQGYAELTRQDSSALPPTTEYALARIESEARRMASLVDELLLLSRLGEGEDLQNEELDLTDLVMNAVNDATVAAPSHRWVKELPDEPVWVNGDHARLHQLVSNLLTNAWVHTPPGVTVTTAISCHTDATNGSYAELTVSDDGPGIDADVVPHLFERFVRANTTRSGEAGHGLGLAIVNSIVKAHNGSVTAESAHGHTVFRVRLPMMDRPGTATG
- the kdpA gene encoding potassium-transporting ATPase subunit KdpA; its protein translation is MSDGTAAVLFLGLLVAALAAVHVPLGDYMYHVYSTEKHWRAERFIYRVVGADPDAEQTWAAYARSVLAFSAVSIIFLFALQLVQDKLPLHLAHPATPMTPALAWNTAVSFVTNTNWQAYSGESTQGHLVQMAGLAVQNFVSAAVGMAVAVAFVRGFARNRTGELGNFWVDLVRGTLRILLPIAVVGAVMLVMGGVVQNFHLNDQVVTTLAGSPQTIPGGPVASQEVIKELGTNGGGFYNANSAHPFENPTAWTNWVEIFLLLVISSALPRTFGRLAGSKRHGYAIAAIVAVIAAVSVTTMLLFQVQHHGTVPTAVGASSEGVEQRFGVADSAVFADATTLTSTGAVDSTHDSYTSLGGMMTMLNMQLGEVAPGGTGSGLYGILILAVITVFVAGLMVGRTPEYLGKKITPREMKLAAGYFLVTPLIVLLGTAVATALPGERAGMTNTGPHGLSEVLYAFTSAANNNGSAFAGLAANTVWYNTALGLAMLFGRFLPMILVLALAGSLARQGTTPESAGTLPTHRPQFVSLVVGVTVVVVALTFLPALALGPLAEGIH
- the kdpB gene encoding potassium-transporting ATPase subunit KdpB encodes the protein MTRTTTSATHLLDPALLVKSLPDALRKLDPRTLWRNPVMFIVEIGAGWATILAFGDNTWFSWLVVFWLWLTVIFANLAEAVAEGRGQAQADSLRKAKADTIAHRLRDWSPRTASTPEDPEDVAAPLLRPGDIVVVAAGEVIPGDGDVVEGIASVDESAITGESAPVIRESGGDRSSVTGGTTVLSDRIVIRITQKPGESFVDRMIALVEGANRQKTPNEIALNILLAALTIIFVFAVATLQPLAIYSKANNPGVPDTSALGADGISGIVLVALLVCLIPTTIGALLSAIGIAGMDRLVQRNVLAMSGRAVEAAGDVNTLLLDKTGTITLGNREASEFIPVHGISAAELADAAQLASLADETPEGRSVVVYAKQAYGLRAHTPGDLDDACWVEFTAVTRMSGVDLDGRKLRKGAASSVAEWVRGNGGEVPAELGHIVDGISAAGGTPLVVGRVDHRKAQVLGVIHLKDVVKQGMRTRFDAMRQMGIRTVMITGDNPLTAKAIADEAGVDDFLAEATPEDKLMLIEREQHGGRLVAMTGDGTNDAPALAQADVGVAMNTGTAAAKEAGNMVDLDSDPTKLIEIVEIGKQLLITRGALTTFSIANDIAKYFAIIPAMFVALFPGLDLLNVMRLHSPQSAILSAVIFNAVVIVALIPLALRGVRYTPSRASKLLSRNLYRYGMGGLVAPFIGIKVIDLVVQLLPGMS